The following proteins come from a genomic window of Vallitaleaceae bacterium 9-2:
- the gnpA gene encoding 1,3-beta-galactosyl-N-acetylhexosamine phosphorylase, which produces MVNKESGSFTLPGEAGYEKLTLELANKWGADVIRDSDGTKLSDEIIQAGHGIYSTICIIRNHNAWAKENQDKLQQCFLMSDPVVATKDYVRIPLMDVYFDEQFRINDSIEAMKYWQVYDRTTNQEIKREQWSYDKKSGEVQIKDITMWHRYTVSFMAYRIWEEISMYNHTTNNWEQEHLMQIDPIYPKTQEYLLDWMQTWCEEHPETTVVRFTSMFYNFVWIWGKDLKNRHRFTDWGSYDFTVSVKALELFEEKYGYAMCAEDFINGGKLHVSHMPSTQRKKDWIAFINDFVIEFGKKLIDIVHGYDKLAYMFYDDSWVGTEPYNARFKEFGFDGMIKCVFSGYEARLCSGVDVKTHEIRLHPYLFPVGLGGKPTFMEGGDPTLDAKNYWISIRRALLREKIDRMGLGGYLHLVEPYPDFCDYIEKIADEFREIKKLHHAGKPYAIKPKVAILHSWGKERSWTLSGHFHETDTHDLIHINEALSGLAIDVKFIDFEDIKQGALKTVDVVINAGYAGSAWSGGKHWEDDTIVEILTQWVYEGGAFIGVNEPSAVQGYDQVFRMGHVLGVYQDLGDYVSHGKWSFEIEPVQGLIPEGATIQTKDNIYLSDGQAKVLKAEGDKLQYTVNRFGQGIGIYMPSFRLSMENTRMLFNSIRYAGDSWEDTKYMTDNLYTECAYYPDSRILVAINNSDQHQTTMIQTADGVERFELEAFDTLIRKLD; this is translated from the coding sequence ATGGTAAACAAGGAATCAGGAAGCTTTACCCTTCCGGGAGAAGCAGGATATGAAAAATTAACATTGGAGCTTGCAAATAAATGGGGTGCAGATGTTATACGTGATAGTGACGGAACCAAACTTTCAGATGAGATTATTCAAGCAGGGCATGGTATCTACTCAACAATATGTATTATACGTAATCATAATGCCTGGGCAAAAGAAAACCAAGATAAACTTCAACAGTGCTTTTTAATGAGCGATCCGGTTGTTGCTACCAAAGATTATGTGCGTATCCCTTTGATGGATGTATACTTTGATGAACAGTTTCGCATTAATGATTCGATAGAAGCGATGAAGTATTGGCAGGTATATGATCGAACGACCAATCAAGAAATTAAGCGAGAGCAGTGGAGTTATGACAAAAAAAGTGGTGAAGTACAGATAAAAGATATAACAATGTGGCATCGCTATACCGTTAGTTTTATGGCATATCGTATATGGGAAGAGATCTCCATGTATAACCATACCACCAATAACTGGGAGCAAGAACACTTAATGCAGATCGATCCCATATATCCAAAGACCCAAGAGTATCTGCTTGATTGGATGCAAACTTGGTGCGAAGAGCATCCAGAGACCACAGTGGTACGCTTTACATCGATGTTCTATAATTTTGTATGGATATGGGGAAAGGATCTTAAGAATCGTCATCGTTTTACTGATTGGGGATCTTATGATTTTACAGTGAGTGTCAAAGCCTTGGAACTTTTTGAAGAAAAATATGGTTATGCCATGTGTGCAGAAGATTTTATTAATGGAGGAAAGCTTCATGTCAGCCATATGCCAAGCACCCAACGTAAAAAAGATTGGATTGCCTTTATCAATGACTTTGTCATTGAGTTTGGAAAAAAACTGATAGATATTGTACATGGCTATGATAAATTAGCCTATATGTTTTATGATGATAGCTGGGTTGGAACAGAACCCTATAATGCTCGATTTAAAGAGTTTGGTTTTGATGGGATGATTAAGTGTGTCTTTTCGGGCTATGAAGCGCGTCTGTGTTCAGGAGTAGATGTTAAGACACATGAGATTCGCCTGCATCCATATCTGTTCCCCGTAGGTCTTGGAGGTAAGCCCACATTTATGGAGGGTGGAGACCCAACACTGGATGCGAAAAATTATTGGATTAGTATTCGTCGAGCGCTATTGCGGGAAAAAATCGATCGCATGGGTCTTGGAGGTTATTTGCATTTGGTAGAACCCTATCCGGATTTTTGCGATTACATTGAAAAAATTGCCGATGAATTTCGTGAGATTAAAAAGCTGCATCATGCAGGAAAGCCTTATGCTATCAAACCCAAAGTGGCAATACTTCATAGCTGGGGAAAAGAGCGGTCTTGGACTCTTTCAGGACATTTTCATGAGACGGATACCCATGACCTGATTCACATTAATGAGGCCTTATCCGGTCTGGCAATCGATGTTAAGTTTATTGATTTTGAAGATATAAAACAAGGTGCACTTAAGACGGTAGATGTTGTCATCAATGCGGGTTACGCAGGGTCAGCATGGAGTGGTGGAAAACACTGGGAAGATGATACCATTGTAGAAATCCTCACGCAGTGGGTCTATGAAGGCGGAGCGTTTATTGGAGTCAATGAACCCTCGGCAGTTCAAGGTTATGATCAAGTATTTCGTATGGGACATGTCCTGGGAGTCTATCAAGACCTTGGAGATTATGTGAGCCATGGGAAGTGGTCTTTTGAGATAGAACCCGTTCAAGGACTCATTCCAGAAGGAGCAACCATTCAAACCAAAGATAACATTTATTTATCCGATGGACAGGCAAAAGTCCTTAAAGCAGAAGGAGACAAACTGCAATATACAGTAAACCGCTTTGGGCAAGGGATTGGAATCTATATGCCATCGTTTAGACTGAGTATGGAAAACACACGAATGTTATTTAATAGTATTCGCTATGCCGGTGACAGTTGGGAAGATACAAAATATATGACGGATAATTTATATACAGAATGTGCGTATTATCCAGACAGTCGTATTTTAGTGGCTATCAATAATAGTGACCAGCATCAGACAACGATGATTCAAACGGCTGATGGTGTGGAACGATTTGAGCTAGAAGCCTTTGATACCTTAATTCGAAAACTTGATTAA
- a CDS encoding glycoside hydrolase family 88 protein has protein sequence MKLYVEREQILQKIDAIVDKTFQMDMEWDWPCGVAFYGVARAYEITKKQSYIDRLKAWFDEYIELGTPVWTVNTCAMGHALITLYEATGDERYMEIIQSKVDYLTHDALRFGDQVLQHTVSANNDFPEQAWADTLFMAGFFLLRVGIMRKDQALIEDALNQYYWHIKYLMDDVDGLWYHGYNNIHQDHMSGFYWGRANAWAAYTMSQVLKRLPEWYLYPKCMDVQCAVRDQLAALKLYQTENGLWRTIINDPSSYEEISASCGIAAAMLDNGNPLHIKYVNKALKGILESITEDGRVINVSGGTAVMRDSEGYQSITKDWIQGWGQGLALSFLTACLEKTESPKIDESNTEQKPEEEK, from the coding sequence ATGAAACTATATGTGGAAAGAGAACAAATATTACAAAAAATTGATGCCATTGTCGATAAGACGTTTCAGATGGATATGGAATGGGACTGGCCTTGTGGTGTTGCTTTTTATGGCGTTGCAAGAGCGTATGAGATTACAAAAAAACAATCCTATATTGATCGATTAAAAGCTTGGTTTGATGAATATATCGAACTTGGAACACCTGTGTGGACAGTGAATACATGTGCAATGGGACATGCGCTCATTACCTTATATGAGGCGACGGGCGATGAGCGGTATATGGAGATTATTCAAAGTAAAGTGGATTATCTTACCCATGATGCGCTGCGCTTTGGAGATCAAGTGCTTCAACATACTGTATCGGCCAACAATGATTTTCCTGAACAGGCGTGGGCAGATACCCTGTTTATGGCAGGATTTTTCTTGTTGAGGGTTGGTATTATGCGAAAGGATCAAGCCTTGATTGAAGATGCACTTAATCAATACTATTGGCATATTAAATATTTGATGGATGATGTGGACGGGCTATGGTATCACGGGTATAACAACATCCATCAAGATCACATGTCCGGTTTTTACTGGGGACGAGCAAATGCATGGGCGGCATATACTATGTCACAAGTACTTAAACGTCTTCCGGAGTGGTATCTATATCCAAAGTGTATGGATGTCCAATGCGCAGTTCGTGATCAACTGGCTGCATTAAAATTATATCAAACAGAGAATGGGTTATGGCGCACCATCATTAATGATCCTTCTTCATATGAGGAAATATCTGCATCATGTGGTATTGCAGCCGCTATGCTTGATAATGGAAACCCTTTACACATCAAGTATGTGAACAAAGCCTTAAAAGGAATTCTAGAAAGTATTACAGAAGATGGCAGAGTGATTAATGTATCTGGTGGAACAGCAGTTATGCGAGACAGCGAAGGATATCAATCCATTACAAAAGACTGGATACAAGGGTGGGGACAAGGATTGGCATTAAGCTTTTTAACGGCTTGTCTAGAAAAAACAGAGTCCCCCAAAATAGATGAGAGTAACACAGAGCAAAAACCAGAAGAAGAAAAATAA
- a CDS encoding alpha-glucosidase/alpha-galactosidase: MIRTDNTVSDLQIAYIGGGSKGWAWGLMSDLATDKQLSGHIRLYDIDHNAAKANETIGNQLTASDPTLAKWKYSMATSLQEALTGADFVIISILPGTFDHMEIDVHHPEKYGIYQSVGDTAGPGGLMRALRTIPMFETIANAIKDYSPNAWVLNYTNPMTICTRTLYRVFPQIKAFGNCHEVFGTQKLLVEALADIKGITDVAREDIKVSVTGINHFTWLTSASYKDIDLFPVYRDFVTKYYESGYEGKKTGNWLNDFFSSAQRIKFDLFLRYGSIAAAGDRHLAEFCPNKWYLKDPETIQSWKFSLTPVSWRKENEQDRIQQSNDLVAGKKPFEIKETGEEGVLQMKALLGLKDLATNVNLPNQGQVPYLPTDVVVESNAMLRYNSICPINGGQPNPAVTSMISTHSSNQEMIVEAGLTRNRELAFQAFLNDPLVNLSLDDAKACFDYMYDRVASID; encoded by the coding sequence ATGATTCGTACAGACAACACTGTCTCTGATCTTCAAATAGCATATATCGGCGGTGGCTCTAAAGGATGGGCTTGGGGTCTTATGAGCGACCTTGCTACTGATAAGCAATTAAGCGGACATATCCGTTTATATGATATTGATCACAACGCAGCAAAAGCAAATGAAACCATCGGTAACCAATTAACAGCGTCTGACCCTACATTGGCAAAATGGAAGTATTCCATGGCTACAAGCCTTCAAGAAGCACTTACTGGTGCAGATTTTGTCATTATCTCTATTTTGCCGGGTACTTTTGATCACATGGAAATCGATGTGCATCATCCCGAAAAATACGGCATCTATCAATCTGTTGGCGACACCGCCGGTCCGGGAGGCTTAATGCGTGCGCTAAGAACAATCCCTATGTTCGAAACCATCGCAAATGCCATAAAAGATTATTCTCCTAATGCTTGGGTTTTAAACTATACGAATCCGATGACCATCTGTACACGTACTTTGTATCGGGTCTTCCCACAAATTAAAGCTTTTGGGAATTGCCACGAAGTCTTTGGCACTCAAAAACTTTTGGTTGAAGCACTTGCTGATATCAAGGGAATCACCGATGTAGCTCGTGAAGACATCAAAGTATCTGTTACCGGTATCAATCACTTTACTTGGCTGACCTCTGCTTCATACAAGGACATTGATCTCTTTCCTGTCTATCGAGACTTTGTAACCAAATACTATGAAAGCGGATATGAAGGCAAAAAAACCGGCAATTGGCTCAATGACTTTTTCTCAAGCGCACAGCGCATCAAGTTCGACTTGTTTTTACGTTATGGTTCCATCGCTGCTGCAGGTGATCGTCATCTTGCCGAATTTTGTCCAAATAAATGGTATCTTAAAGATCCTGAAACCATCCAATCATGGAAGTTTAGTTTAACACCTGTATCTTGGCGAAAAGAAAATGAACAAGATCGTATTCAGCAATCTAACGATTTGGTTGCAGGAAAGAAACCTTTTGAAATTAAAGAAACCGGCGAAGAAGGTGTTCTTCAAATGAAAGCTTTACTCGGATTAAAGGATTTAGCTACAAATGTTAACCTTCCAAATCAAGGGCAAGTACCTTATCTTCCAACAGATGTAGTTGTTGAGAGTAATGCGATGCTTCGCTACAATAGCATCTGCCCAATCAATGGCGGACAACCTAATCCGGCTGTAACTTCTATGATATCAACCCATTCATCTAACCAAGAAATGATTGTCGAAGCTGGTTTAACCCGAAATCGAGAACTGGCTTTCCAAGCATTTTTAAATGACCCACTGGTGAACTTATCTTTAGATGATGCTAAAGCCTGCTTTGACTATATGTATGATCGTGTGGCTTCGATTGACTAA
- a CDS encoding AraC family transcriptional regulator, producing the protein MMQRYDFIENQRPMLVEYTKRGHMTKSMPLPHVHNSYEIYYLLEGERYYFIHNTTYHVKKGMLVLIEPSVIHRTISTGRPEHERLLINIQEEELKRFASGFGRFDWFQGFDSKRPVITLDIRQQSELREMMFAIYHWYHDSPEENIQRIMLKIMEVLIYIREVSNGVDSVGEPMLEVNDPMFNRISQVVQYINEHYGDTLSLELLAKKFFFSPYYLSRNFKKTTGFNLKEYINQVRILEAERLLTQEQNSISGIAQKVGFESQTHFGRVFKQYKGISPSIYRKKHNNT; encoded by the coding sequence ATGATGCAACGTTATGATTTTATAGAAAATCAGCGGCCGATGCTCGTTGAATATACAAAAAGAGGGCATATGACCAAAAGTATGCCGCTACCGCATGTTCATAATAGCTATGAAATATATTACCTGTTGGAAGGTGAACGTTATTATTTTATTCACAACACAACCTATCATGTAAAAAAAGGGATGCTAGTTTTGATTGAACCATCGGTTATTCATCGAACGATTTCTACGGGACGCCCGGAGCATGAACGCTTATTGATTAATATTCAAGAAGAGGAACTGAAGCGGTTTGCCTCGGGATTTGGTCGGTTTGATTGGTTTCAAGGATTTGACAGCAAGCGGCCGGTGATTACACTTGACATTCGCCAACAAAGTGAATTACGTGAGATGATGTTTGCGATTTATCATTGGTATCACGACAGTCCGGAAGAAAATATTCAACGGATTATGTTAAAAATTATGGAAGTGCTTATATATATTCGTGAAGTCTCTAATGGAGTTGATAGCGTAGGCGAGCCTATGCTAGAAGTTAATGATCCGATGTTTAACCGTATAAGTCAAGTCGTGCAATATATTAATGAACATTATGGTGATACGTTATCGTTAGAGCTTTTGGCAAAAAAATTCTTTTTTAGTCCTTATTACTTAAGCCGAAATTTTAAAAAAACAACAGGATTTAACCTTAAGGAGTATATTAATCAAGTCCGTATTCTTGAAGCAGAACGTCTGTTGACCCAGGAACAAAATTCGATATCCGGGATTGCTCAAAAGGTTGGATTTGAAAGTCAAACGCACTTTGGACGGGTTTTTAAACAGTATAAAGGCATTTCGCCAAGCATATACCGTAAAAAACATAACAATACATAA
- a CDS encoding cytochrome b5 domain-containing protein has translation MKRTNQWILALFVISFIFSACAPSNDNGQPEDTSMDEITLTIEELAMYDGTNGNPAYVAVDGMIYDVSDSDFWKEGAHNGFQAGRDLTDAIKNESPHGVKNLERVPKVGRIVTE, from the coding sequence ATGAAAAGGACAAATCAATGGATTTTAGCGTTATTTGTAATAAGTTTTATCTTTTCAGCATGTGCACCCTCAAATGATAACGGACAACCAGAGGATACTTCAATGGATGAAATCACATTAACTATTGAGGAATTGGCAATGTATGATGGAACCAATGGTAATCCAGCATATGTGGCGGTTGATGGTATGATATATGATGTGTCAGATTCTGATTTTTGGAAAGAAGGAGCGCATAACGGGTTCCAAGCAGGGCGTGATTTGACCGATGCCATTAAAAATGAATCACCCCATGGGGTCAAAAACCTCGAACGTGTACCTAAAGTTGGACGGATTGTAACCGAGTAG
- a CDS encoding aminotransferase class V-fold PLP-dependent enzyme, which translates to MIYLDYAANTPACEAVIQNFGECERQFIMNPNANNPLAIEAKQRLDEAKNRLADILKIKPNELIFTSSGTESNNLAIKGIAGEHGARKKHIITSFLEHSSMLGPIGELEKQGYTIDYVNLQADGRFDLEHLQSLLREDTLVVALCEVDSEVGIHQDIRGIAKCVREHSDAFIHIDGTQAVGKVPVFVEYVDSYTFSGHKLYGFNGSAALVLKESVIIEPLHHGGLSISPYRSGTPSLSLIDSLATALEGLAQKQEQHYAYVKELQGQLLEFFGPYEGIRINSTQRSVPYIMNITLTCVKAEVLKNRLAEHGIFVSTKSACSSPYAPSRSVYALTKDKKGARSTLRISLSHLTTQEEIEAFKKIFDIELRKLKDE; encoded by the coding sequence ATGATATATTTAGATTATGCTGCAAATACACCTGCATGTGAAGCGGTTATTCAAAACTTTGGCGAATGCGAACGGCAGTTTATCATGAATCCAAATGCAAATAATCCGTTGGCTATAGAGGCAAAACAGCGATTGGATGAGGCGAAAAATCGCCTTGCCGACATATTGAAAATCAAGCCCAACGAGTTGATTTTTACATCGTCTGGAACCGAATCCAACAATTTAGCCATTAAAGGGATTGCAGGAGAGCATGGTGCACGTAAAAAACATATCATTACAAGCTTTTTGGAGCATTCTTCGATGTTGGGTCCGATTGGAGAACTTGAAAAACAAGGATATACGATTGACTATGTTAATCTTCAAGCAGATGGACGCTTTGACCTTGAACATCTACAATCCCTACTTCGAGAAGATACCCTTGTTGTCGCTCTTTGCGAAGTCGATAGCGAAGTAGGTATCCATCAAGACATTCGAGGAATTGCTAAATGTGTTCGCGAGCATTCAGATGCTTTTATTCACATTGATGGAACACAGGCTGTGGGTAAAGTACCGGTTTTCGTAGAATATGTGGATAGTTATACGTTTTCAGGACATAAACTTTATGGATTTAATGGCAGTGCTGCGCTGGTGCTCAAGGAATCAGTGATTATTGAACCGCTTCATCACGGGGGATTAAGCATATCACCTTATCGAAGCGGGACGCCTTCCCTAAGCCTTATTGATTCTTTGGCAACAGCACTGGAAGGGCTTGCACAAAAACAAGAACAACACTATGCCTATGTAAAAGAGCTGCAGGGGCAACTGCTTGAATTTTTTGGACCCTATGAGGGGATACGGATTAATTCGACGCAGAGGAGTGTCCCATATATTATGAACATCACGTTAACGTGCGTTAAAGCAGAAGTATTAAAGAACCGCTTAGCTGAGCATGGGATTTTTGTCTCGACCAAATCGGCATGCTCATCGCCTTATGCACCATCACGCTCAGTCTATGCATTGACGAAGGACAAAAAAGGAGCCAGGTCGACACTGCGTATAAGTTTAAGCCATTTAACGACACAAGAGGAAATAGAAGCCTTTAAAAAAATCTTTGATATAGAATTGAGGAAGTTAAAAGATGAATAG
- a CDS encoding ATP-binding protein, translated as MNRAREVERSINKTFKKSIWSKFVKGIKTYDLIQEGDKVAVCISGGKDSMLLAKCMQLIHKYSIFPFDVEYIVMDPGYNAINRKRIEDNAAMLEIPIKIYDSTIFEAVADMDDNPCYMCAKMRRGHLYKYAQDLGCNKIALGHHFDDVIETTVMSMFYGAEIKTMMPKLHSLNFEGMQLIRPMYLIREDTIKEWMKLNDLKFIQCACRFTENCVLDGQGGGSKRAEMKRLIQKLQKDNPYVEMNIFNATHNVNMDTIQGYRKDGKKHSFLEEY; from the coding sequence ATGAATAGAGCAAGAGAAGTTGAACGAAGTATTAATAAGACCTTTAAAAAATCCATATGGTCAAAGTTTGTGAAAGGAATAAAAACTTATGACCTGATTCAAGAGGGAGATAAAGTTGCTGTATGTATTTCTGGAGGCAAGGATTCCATGTTACTTGCAAAATGTATGCAGTTGATTCATAAGTATTCCATTTTTCCTTTTGATGTAGAGTATATTGTCATGGACCCGGGGTACAATGCCATTAATCGTAAACGTATTGAAGACAATGCGGCAATGCTTGAGATTCCCATAAAGATATATGATTCAACGATTTTTGAAGCGGTGGCGGACATGGATGATAATCCATGCTACATGTGTGCAAAAATGCGTCGAGGACATCTCTACAAATACGCTCAAGACTTAGGATGCAATAAGATCGCCCTTGGTCATCACTTTGATGATGTGATTGAGACGACGGTAATGAGTATGTTTTACGGTGCTGAAATCAAGACCATGATGCCAAAGCTGCATAGCTTGAATTTTGAGGGGATGCAATTAATTCGTCCGATGTATTTGATTCGCGAAGATACCATCAAAGAGTGGATGAAACTCAATGATTTAAAATTCATTCAATGTGCGTGTCGTTTTACAGAAAATTGTGTTCTTGATGGCCAGGGTGGTGGTTCAAAGCGCGCAGAAATGAAACGGCTTATCCAAAAACTTCAAAAAGATAACCCCTATGTAGAGATGAATATTTTTAATGCAACACATAATGTGAATATGGATACAATTCAGGGATATAGAAAAGATGGGAAAAAGCATAGCTTTTTAGAAGAGTATTAA
- the ftsH gene encoding ATP-dependent zinc metalloprotease FtsH, which yields MTMQINKPKNNPKILYIVIMISTFFFLNIFVMPALLNAQFEEVDYGTFLNTLESGQIDMVQVEKNYVYYSLSDSENLAYKTVRFEDPNLVERLHQANIEFGKVVEKEISPLMGFLLSWILPFALLFFIYRYIGKKLMKGMGQSMGNPMQFGKSNAKIYQDSDNRVRFEDVAGEDEAKDSLTEIVDYLNNPEKYTTIGANMPKGALLVGPPGTGKTLLAKAVAGEAGVPFFSISGSEFVEMFVGVGASKVRDLFKQANEKAPCIVFIDEIDTIGKKRDSNGISGNDEREQTLNQLLAEMDGFDSSKGVVILAATNRPETLDPALLRPGRFDRRVPVELPDLKGRESILRVHGKKVKLGDDVDFTKLARLSPGASGAELANIINEGAIRAVQHDRQFVTQADLEESIEIVIAGHQKKNKILSSKEKLIVAYHEVGHALVAALQTQTAPVTKITIIPRTSGALGYTMQADEEDKNLMSKEEIENKIATYTGGRVAEKLIFNSITTGASNDIEQATKLARNMITRFGMDDEFGMVAFETVSNQYLGGDSSLACSPTTSAKIDSMIINVVQTQYNKAEQLLKDNLDKLHELSKYLYEKETITGEEFMEILNAQPDVA from the coding sequence ATGACTATGCAAATTAATAAACCAAAAAATAATCCAAAAATTTTATACATTGTTATTATGATTTCAACATTCTTTTTTCTAAACATTTTTGTAATGCCAGCTCTATTAAACGCACAGTTTGAAGAAGTTGATTACGGAACGTTTTTAAACACCCTCGAATCCGGACAAATCGATATGGTTCAGGTAGAAAAAAACTATGTCTACTATTCACTATCCGATTCTGAGAACCTTGCGTATAAAACGGTTCGATTTGAAGACCCAAATCTTGTCGAGCGTTTACACCAAGCCAATATTGAATTTGGAAAAGTCGTTGAAAAAGAGATTTCCCCACTTATGGGATTCCTCTTATCATGGATTTTACCATTTGCCCTTCTCTTTTTTATCTATCGCTATATCGGTAAAAAGCTGATGAAAGGCATGGGGCAGTCCATGGGTAATCCAATGCAATTTGGAAAAAGTAATGCCAAGATTTATCAAGACTCCGATAATCGCGTACGATTTGAAGATGTCGCAGGCGAAGATGAAGCTAAAGATTCATTAACAGAAATCGTTGATTACTTGAATAACCCTGAAAAATATACCACAATCGGAGCCAACATGCCAAAAGGAGCACTCCTTGTCGGACCTCCCGGAACCGGAAAGACCTTGTTAGCTAAAGCCGTTGCCGGGGAAGCTGGCGTTCCCTTCTTTTCCATATCCGGCTCAGAATTCGTTGAAATGTTTGTCGGTGTTGGTGCTTCAAAGGTACGTGACCTCTTTAAGCAAGCCAATGAAAAGGCGCCTTGTATTGTGTTTATCGATGAGATTGATACCATCGGTAAAAAGCGTGACAGCAACGGAATCTCAGGTAATGACGAACGTGAACAAACACTTAACCAACTTCTTGCTGAGATGGATGGCTTTGATTCTTCTAAAGGTGTTGTTATCCTTGCTGCAACCAACCGTCCTGAAACATTAGACCCTGCACTTCTTCGTCCCGGACGCTTTGACCGAAGAGTCCCTGTTGAATTACCGGACCTTAAAGGACGTGAGTCCATCCTACGTGTTCATGGTAAGAAAGTTAAACTAGGTGACGATGTAGACTTTACAAAACTTGCAAGATTATCGCCAGGTGCATCCGGTGCCGAGCTTGCCAACATCATCAATGAAGGGGCTATTCGTGCAGTTCAGCATGATCGACAATTTGTGACTCAAGCCGATTTGGAAGAGAGTATTGAAATCGTTATCGCCGGACATCAAAAGAAGAATAAGATTCTTTCTTCAAAAGAAAAACTTATTGTTGCTTACCATGAAGTTGGACATGCACTTGTTGCTGCATTACAAACTCAAACTGCTCCTGTAACCAAGATTACGATTATCCCTCGTACATCCGGTGCTCTCGGTTACACCATGCAAGCAGATGAAGAAGATAAAAACTTGATGTCCAAAGAAGAAATAGAAAACAAAATCGCTACATATACAGGTGGTCGTGTCGCTGAAAAGCTTATCTTTAATTCCATTACCACCGGTGCATCAAATGATATTGAACAAGCAACCAAGCTTGCTAGGAACATGATTACACGCTTTGGTATGGATGATGAATTCGGTATGGTTGCCTTTGAAACCGTATCCAATCAATACTTGGGCGGAGATTCTTCCCTAGCCTGCTCCCCAACCACTTCCGCAAAAATTGATAGCATGATTATCAATGTGGTTCAAACACAATACAACAAAGCGGAACAACTTCTTAAAGATAATTTAGACAAGTTACATGAATTGTCAAAATATCTCTATGAAAAAGAAACCATCACCGGAGAAGAATTCATGGAAATTCTCAACGCTCAACCCGATGTTGCATAA
- a CDS encoding patatin family protein has protein sequence MKNEAMVTNNIKNTALIFEGGGMRASYTAGFATTLLENGLYFDYVTGISAGSSHTVNYLSRDIERTKKSFVDTVLDPKFGGWKYFFKGEGFFRAEYIYEQTPYPDAALPFDYETFRKNTAKLRIGAFNCAQGHMEYFSKDDMKEMLDVLKIVRASSSMPFFMPPTIYNGQMYVDGGISGGIPLDIAKHDGYDKFFVVLTRERGYRKKPIKFQGLIKAYYRKYPKVVEAMLSRHIEYNRTLEELEQLERENKAYLVYPNTMPISNKETNHKRLADCYEMGYHQGQMELSLWREFLL, from the coding sequence ATGAAAAATGAAGCTATGGTTACGAATAATATAAAAAATACAGCACTCATTTTTGAAGGTGGTGGAATGCGTGCAAGTTATACAGCGGGATTTGCAACAACATTATTAGAAAACGGATTGTACTTTGATTATGTGACGGGAATATCGGCAGGATCAAGCCATACAGTCAACTATTTATCAAGAGACATTGAGCGGACGAAAAAATCTTTTGTGGATACGGTTTTAGATCCAAAGTTTGGAGGATGGAAGTATTTTTTTAAAGGGGAAGGCTTTTTTCGTGCAGAATACATCTATGAACAGACGCCGTATCCAGATGCAGCACTTCCTTTTGATTATGAGACATTTAGGAAAAATACGGCGAAATTAAGAATTGGAGCATTTAACTGTGCACAAGGGCATATGGAATATTTTAGTAAGGATGATATGAAAGAAATGTTGGATGTTCTTAAAATTGTTCGTGCGTCGTCATCGATGCCCTTTTTTATGCCACCGACAATCTATAACGGACAAATGTATGTTGATGGTGGTATTAGTGGGGGGATTCCCCTTGATATTGCTAAGCATGATGGATATGATAAATTTTTTGTTGTGCTGACACGTGAACGAGGATATCGAAAAAAACCGATAAAATTTCAAGGGCTGATTAAAGCCTATTATCGCAAATATCCTAAGGTGGTTGAGGCGATGCTAAGCCGCCACATTGAATATAACCGTACGTTAGAAGAGTTGGAACAATTAGAACGGGAAAACAAGGCGTATTTGGTCTACCCAAATACAATGCCCATATCAAACAAAGAGACCAACCATAAACGGTTGGCCGATTGTTATGAAATGGGCTATCATCAAGGTCAAATGGAACTTTCGCTTTGGAGAGAGTTTCTTTTGTGA